TTTATTGGAAAGATCATCCGGACAAATCCCGTCATCCTTTTTTCTTCCCTGAACATTCCAATGCATCTGTATATCCACAGCTTAATAAGGAAATTGAAGAACGATTTTCAGCTGAACTGTTAGAAAAAATAAGCCATAGAAATGCTCTGAATTTTATTGAGAATATATATAAATAAAACAGAATATAAGATAATTTTATTCTCTTGCTGATTTAGCTGATTGCACAAACGCAATAAAACAACAGCAGAATCAGCAAAAGATTTTTTAAAAAACTAACAGTTTTTAGTATTCAATTTTACATTAGATAAATAAGTGTAATTGTTTTAAATATAATTCTTTAGTGTGTTTTAATTAATGCTTTCTTTTATATTTTACTTTCTGTTTGATAATTTCAATTACATCTACATTCTGTACTTTAGATTTGATCCATCCATGAATATCAATATAAAATAATGACCGTCTGTAATATTCATTTTTAGAAAACGCTTCCAGCTTTTTATCAAAACTTTCAAATGCTTTCTGCCTTTGATCCAAAACCTGATTATTAAGATTCTTAAAAAACTGAATGCTCTCAAAATGGAACTCTTCCGGCTTTTTCATTTTTTTAGCAAATTTTAAAGTAGAAGTGATAAATTCATCATAATCTTCATCATTGCCTGACTCATATTTTGCCATTAAAATCAGAATCCTGGTATGGAACAGTAGATCTTCCTGTACATTTCCCTTAGACTCTATGACCCTCATAGAATATTCAATCGATTTTTCGAACATTTTACTGCCGAAAAACATAGCGGCCATTTTCAGATAGAGAATCATAAAATGGTGTTCATCAATTCTTTCTCTGAGTTTTTCCATTTTTAATTCAACTTCAGGAATAAGCTTGGTTCCTGTAAAAAATTCCCCTTTTACAAAGTGGATATTCATCAGCGTATTATAATGGGTAAGAAAAATAAGAGACTGAAGATTCTCATTCTGGATAAAATTCTCCGCATGTACCATTTTATTAAAATTCGCGAAATGCTCCTCCAGAATATCAATATTTCCATACAAAAACAGGATCTTCAATAGATACGTATTCCCTTTAATATACCAAACCGGGTGGCTGTATATCATTTCAGGCTTTTTATGAAAAAGATCAACCCACTGATAAGCATATTTCAAGGTATATTTATAATCCTGCAACAGCTGGTTTTTCCAGACATGAGCTTTATAATACCAAAGTTTTTCAGTGAAGTTTAGCTTTTCAGGGTCTATATTTTTAATTTGGGCATTAAAAACATCCATCACTTCCTGCCGGTCTGTATCATTTTTTACATAGCCGTGGGTAAGCATTTCACTATATAATTTTAGAGAAAGATTAGACAGTTTTGTGGTATAACGATTCTGTTTGCTGATCTCCTGAGATTGTTTGATAAGCTCTTCGGCGCGGCCTTCAATACTTCGGGTAATGAATTGTGATTCAATTACTTTTTCAAGGTCTATGATTTCAGAAGCGATACTTTTTTCATCCAGTTCCAGTGCAGACTGCTTCGTTTTGTCCAATATCTTTAGAGCCTGCTTGTAAAGTCCTTTCTGATACAGAATATTGGCAAAATCCAACTGTTCACGAAGTTGAATTCTATAGTTCTGATGGCTCGGGTTCATACGAAGGCTTACGAGAATCTGTTTGTAAAGATGGGCTTTAAGATTGGAAAGCTGTTGTTTGGTAGAGATTTTTTTCTCAATAATTACACTTTCATCATATTCCTTCATTTTATCCATTTCGGAAAAGAGCAGCAGAAATTTGGCATCTACATTAATTCCGAGACGGTTCACATATAACTTAAACTGTCGTTTTTCAGAGGTGGTCAATGACTTTACCAATACAAACAAAAAATCTTTCTGCAATTCTGCCATTGTAAATTTTTATAAATTAAAACACTGATTAATAAATGGATACGATTGTTTTTTCAACTGTTGAATATTGTAATTTTCAAAAAAATTGAAAATGAGAAAATATTGCAAACAGTAGTTTTGAACCAAAATTAAGTAAAAAACTTCACTTATGGATTCCGAAAAAATTGAAATTTTTGATACAACACTAAGAGATGGGGAGCAGGTTCCGGGATGTAAACTAAATACGGAACAAAAACTGATTATAGCTGAAAGGCTTGATGAGCTAGGGATTGATATCATTGAAGCAGGATTTCCAATTTCCAGTCCCGGAGATTTTGAATCTGTTTCAGAAATTTCAAAACTGGTAAGAAAAGCTAAAGTATGCGGGCTGACAAGAGCAAATAAAAAAGATATTGATACCGCAGCGGAAGCACTGAAGTATGCAAAGAGACCAAGAATACACACCGGAATCGGAACTTCCGATTCTCACATTAAATATAAATTCAACTCAACAAGAGAAGATATTATTGAAAGAGCTACGGAGGCTGTAAGGTATGCCAAAACTTATGTGGAAGACGTAGAATTTTATGCTGAAGATGCAGGGAGAACAGACAATGAATACCTGGCACAGGTTTGTGAGGCAGTTATCAAAGCAGGAGCTACTGTGCTGAATATTCCTGATACAACCGGATATTGCCTACCGGAAGAGTATGGTCAGAAAATAAAATACCTGCGAGAAAATGTAAAAGGAATTGAAAAAGCGGTGCTTTCATGCCATTGCCACAATGATCTTGGACTAGCTACTGCCAATTCTATTGCCGGAGCCATCAACGGAGCCCGCCAGATTGAATGTACAATCAATGGATTAGGGGAAAGAGCTGGTAATACGGCGTTGGAAGAAGTCGTCATGATTTTAAAACAGCATAAAGATTTGAACCTGCATACCGATGTGAATTCCAGAATGCTGAATGAAATGAGTGCAATGGTCTCTGATCTGATGGGGATGTCTGTACAGCCCAATAAAGCTATTGTAGGGGCTAATGCCTTTGCTCACAGCTCAGGAATTCATCAGGATGGTGTAATTAAAAACAGAGAAACATATGAAATCATTGATCCTGCGGAAGTAGGAGTGAATGCTTCTTCAATTATTCTTACAGCCAGAAGCGGTCGTTCGGCATTGGCTTATCGTTTTAAGCATATCGGTTACGAGGTTACCAAAAATGAGCTTGATTATTTATATCAGGAATTTTTGAAAATTGCTGACCTTAAAAAAGAAATAGGCAACGATGACCTAAGCATGATGATGGATTCTTTCAGTAGAAAAATAGGATAGGTTTGATGTAAAATCAAGATAAAGTAAACAATGAACAACAGTAAAAAGACACTTTTTGATAAAGTTTGGGACGCTCACGTGGTAGAAACCATTCCTGACGGACCTCAGATCATTTATATAGACAAACATCTTATCCATGAGGTAACAAGTCCTCAGGCCTTTGCAGAACTGGAATCCAGAAATCTGGAAATATTCAGACCAGAACAGATTGTAGCTACTGCAGATCACAATGTTCCTACTTTGCATCAGGAACAGCCGATTAGAGACGAACTTTCAAGAAATCAGGTAGAACAGCTTACGGAAAACTGTAAGAAAAATAATATTGAGCTTTTCGGATTAGGGCATCAATATCAGGGAATTGTTCATATCATTGCTCCGGAATTAGGAATTACCCAGCCGGGGATGAGTATTGTGTGTGGTGACAGCCATACATCTACGCATGGAGCATTTGGATCTATTGCTTTTGGTATTGGAACCAGCCAGGTTGCGCAGGTATTTGCGAGCCAGTGTCTGCTGTTGAACAAGCCAAAATCAATGAGGATTACAGTCAATGGCAAATTGAATGAAAATGTTCAGCCTAAAGATGTGATTCTTTATATCATTTCAAAAATAGGAACAGACGGAGGAACAGGATATTTCTGTGAATATGCAGGAAATGTATTTGAAGAAATGTCAATGGAAGGAAGAATGACAGTCTGTAACATGAGTATTGAAATGGGTGCCAGAGGCGGAATGATTGCTCCTGATGAAACCACTTTTGAGTACGTACAGGGAAGAAAATTCGCTCCAAAAGGAGAAGACTGGCATGAAAAAGTAGCTTATTGGAGAACCCTGAAAACAGATGAAGGAGCTGTTTTTGATGAAGAACTAAGTTTTGATGCTTCAGATATCTATCCAATGATTACTTACGGGACTAACCCTGGAATGGGTATTTCAATCCGTGAAGTTATTCCGGCGCCTCAGAACGAATCTGAAGAAAAAGCATTGAAATATATGGGACTGGAAGCCGGACAGGCAGTTAACAGTATTAAAGTTAACTATGTTTTCATAGGAAGCTGTACCAATGCAAGAATAGAAGATTTCCGTTCTGCGGCCCAGTATATTAAAGGAAAAAACAAATCTGATGCTGTAAAAGCACTGATTGTTCCCGGTTCTCAACAGGTGGTAAAACAGATTTATGAGGAAGGTTTAGATAAAATATTCAATGATGCAGGATTTCAGATCCGCCAGCCGGGATGTTCAGCATGTCTGGCGATGAATGATGATAAAATTCCGGAAGGAGAGTATTGTGTTTCCACTTCCAACAGAAACTTTGAAGGCAGACAAGGACAAGGTGCAAGGACGATTCTTGCCAGTCCGCTTACTGCAGCAAAAGCAGCAATAGAAGGTAAAATTTCGGCTTTTGAAAGTTTAAACTAAACAGATTAAGAGTACATGCAAAAATTAGTTGTTTTAAAATCCCGCGCAGTTCCATTGCCGGCAGAAAATATAGATACAGACCAGATTATTCCGGCAAGATTCCTGAAAAGTATAGACAGAAAAGGTTTCGGAGAAAACCTGTTCAGAGACTGGAGGTTCAATATTCATACAGGAGAACCTAATCCAGACTTTGTTTTAAACAATCCTAAATTCGATGGTGAGATTCTGGTAGCAGGAAATAACTTCGGTTGTGGAAGCAGCCGTGAACATGCAGCCTGGTCTTTGACGGATTATGGTTTTAAAGTAATTGTTTCCAGTTATTTCGCTGATATCTTCAAGGGAAATGCTCTG
The window above is part of the Chryseobacterium sp. MA9 genome. Proteins encoded here:
- the leuD gene encoding 3-isopropylmalate dehydratase small subunit, producing MQKLVVLKSRAVPLPAENIDTDQIIPARFLKSIDRKGFGENLFRDWRFNIHTGEPNPDFVLNNPKFDGEILVAGNNFGCGSSREHAAWSLTDYGFKVIVSSYFADIFKGNALNNGLLPVKVSEEFLKEILEGINENPDNEIAIDVELQSISFKDTTETFEIDSYKKICLLNGYDDIDFLISRKQTITNFELKTQKTNEQQLF
- the leuC gene encoding 3-isopropylmalate dehydratase large subunit, which produces MNNSKKTLFDKVWDAHVVETIPDGPQIIYIDKHLIHEVTSPQAFAELESRNLEIFRPEQIVATADHNVPTLHQEQPIRDELSRNQVEQLTENCKKNNIELFGLGHQYQGIVHIIAPELGITQPGMSIVCGDSHTSTHGAFGSIAFGIGTSQVAQVFASQCLLLNKPKSMRITVNGKLNENVQPKDVILYIISKIGTDGGTGYFCEYAGNVFEEMSMEGRMTVCNMSIEMGARGGMIAPDETTFEYVQGRKFAPKGEDWHEKVAYWRTLKTDEGAVFDEELSFDASDIYPMITYGTNPGMGISIREVIPAPQNESEEKALKYMGLEAGQAVNSIKVNYVFIGSCTNARIEDFRSAAQYIKGKNKSDAVKALIVPGSQQVVKQIYEEGLDKIFNDAGFQIRQPGCSACLAMNDDKIPEGEYCVSTSNRNFEGRQGQGARTILASPLTAAKAAIEGKISAFESLN
- a CDS encoding 2-isopropylmalate synthase, whose product is MDSEKIEIFDTTLRDGEQVPGCKLNTEQKLIIAERLDELGIDIIEAGFPISSPGDFESVSEISKLVRKAKVCGLTRANKKDIDTAAEALKYAKRPRIHTGIGTSDSHIKYKFNSTREDIIERATEAVRYAKTYVEDVEFYAEDAGRTDNEYLAQVCEAVIKAGATVLNIPDTTGYCLPEEYGQKIKYLRENVKGIEKAVLSCHCHNDLGLATANSIAGAINGARQIECTINGLGERAGNTALEEVVMILKQHKDLNLHTDVNSRMLNEMSAMVSDLMGMSVQPNKAIVGANAFAHSSGIHQDGVIKNRETYEIIDPAEVGVNASSIILTARSGRSALAYRFKHIGYEVTKNELDYLYQEFLKIADLKKEIGNDDLSMMMDSFSRKIG